GGCGGCATAAAGGGGTTGGTGTGGTTCTGAGCGACAAACATCATCACCAGCGCATAGCAGACCATCACCACCATCACCGCCCGCCCCGGTCCGGTCCGCGCCAGCGACATCAGCTCCTCTTTGTACCAGCCGCAACACATGCCGAGAATAAAGATCAGCTGCCAGGCGAGCAGCGGAAAGGCGAACTCAAACTCCGACACCGTCAGCCGCAGCGGCCAGAGCTGGTAGCTGACGTAACCCGCCAGTGACAGCAACAGCAACATGCCTACCCGTCCCGCCTGCAGCAGGCCGAGAAACAGCGGGCTGGCCAGCAGCAAAAAGACGTAAAGGCCGAGGATCTGCGTCTGATGCGGGCCAATTTGCAGAAAAAGAATGATATTGAACCAGGTTTCGCGGATCTGCGGCGTAGTGGGAAACAGCGACCACTGGGTACCGGAGTAGCGATCGACAAAATGGGTCACTTCAAAGGTATTGATAAACGGCAGCTGCGACAGCAGCAGCATCGACAGAATAATCACGATGTTGACCAGATAGATCTTGCCGGCGCGCCGCCACAGCGTCCAGCCGACGGTAAGCAGCACCTCTTTTTGCAGCCGCTGGCGGTTGAGCATCCCCAACATAAAGCCCGCCATGATCACAAACCCCTCTGCGCCGGTGGTCAGGCCGAAGCGCTCCCAGGTAAGGATATTGAGCAGCGACATCACTTCGGTATGCGCCACGACCATCATCACCAGCGCGATGCCTCTGAGCATATCGATGCGCAGATCGCGCCGCCCCGGCACCGCATAGGCCCAGCTGGAAGAAGTCGGCGCTGAAAGGTCGCTCGCCGTGGCCGTGGTCACATCCGCCATAATCATTAACCTGCCTGTATGGTTAAATGTCTGGTTTTAAAGTAATACTAATACATATCATCTGGTAACAAAGTGTAGAACCAGTGCAACAAAAGAGAAAATTAGTCGCAAGACAATTTCATATCAATAAAAAACACCCTTTAAAACAAATAGATAAAAAGTAAATTTATGTAGAAGCGCAGCGATATCTTGAAACGCTTCGTTACTCAACTAAGATTTCAGGCAGGTAAGCACTATAAATATCAATGGCTTTTATTAAATTTGCTTTATCTTAAAACACCGGGGCATAACGAAAAGTTACGTATTATCATGCGTTAGCGGGATGCCAATGGACTTTTACTTCTCTAAATTCGAACATCGTCGCCCACCGCCGCCGCTGCGCACGCCGAAAACGGTGCAGTTTCTGTGGCAGGTGCTGGCCGTCGCCGGGCTGATCCTCGGCGCGAACTATATTCGCTGGCGCTGGACTTCATCGCTGAATATGGATGCGCTCTGGTATGCGATACCGCTGGTGCTGGCGGAGACGCTCGCCTGGATCGGCACGCTGCTGTTCACCATCAACCTCTGGCGTGAACAGGATCCGCAGCAGCTGCCGCCGCCCGACGATATCAATCAGTGCCTGCCGCCCGCCGAGCAGAGCGACCCGCGCCCGGTAAAGGTGGATCTGTTTATCGCCACCTATTCCGAAGATGTAGAGCTGGTGCGGCTATCGATTCAGGATGCGCTGAAGGTCACCTGCCCGGTAGCGATCGATTACCGTGTTCACGTGCTGGACGACGGCCGTCGGCCGGCGATGCGCGCGGTATGTGAAGAGGAAGGGGTTAACTACATCACGCGCGATAACAATATCGGTTATAAGGCGGGCAACCTGCGTAACGGTCTGGAGCAGACCGACGGCGATTTCCTGGTGATCTGCGACGCCGATACGCGCGTTTTTCCAACCCTGTTGACCCACACGCTCGGCTATTTCCGCGACCCGGATGTCGCCTGGGTGCAGACCCCACAGTGGTTTTTCGATCTGCCGGAAGGCGAGCGCGTGCCGGAGAAGCTGCGGCGGCGCGGCGGCATTATTGGCTACGGCGCCGGCCGCCTGCTGGAGCTGATCGCCGGCCCGTTGACCGTCGGCCGCGACCCCTTCTTCAACGATCCGCGCATGTTTTATGATGTGATCCTGCGCCGCCGTAACTGGGCCAACGCCGCCTTCTGCTGCGGCGCGGCGTCGATTCACCGGCGCGAGGCGATTATGCAGGCGGCGCTGCGTAGCTATGTCTTCAGCGTCGAGCAGGAGATCGGCCGCTTTACTCGTGATATTCGTGATGAAGAGACGCGCGACGCCTTAAGCCAGGCGATGCGTCCGCATGTGATCGCCGATACCGAGCTGACGCCCTACAAATTCCACGTTTCGGAAGATATCTACACCTCTATCGTGCTGCACGGCGACAGCGAACGGCGCTGGCGCTCGGTCATGCATCCCGGTATCGAATCGAAGATGCTGTCGCCGCAGGACCTGCTGACCTGGATGATCCAGCGCTTTAAGTATGCCGCCGGCTCGCTCGATATCCTGTTTCACGACCGCCTGTTCAGCCGTAAGCGTTTTCGTCTCAGCCTGCCGCAAACGCTGATGTACGCCACCACCTTCTGGTCCTATCTGGCCTGTATCTGGAATACGGTGTTTTTGATCTCGCCGCTGGTTTACCTGTTTACCGGCATTCCGCCCGTCTCTGCCTACTCCACGCCGTTCTACCTGCATTTTCTGCCGTTTTTTATCGTCTCGGAACTGGCGTTTATGTTCGGCACCTGGGGGATCTCCGCCTGGGATGGGCGCGCCTCTTATCTTTCCTTTTTCTCGGTCAATCTGCGCGCGCTGAATATGGTGCTGAAAGGCGAACGCATTAAGTTCGATGTTACGCCGAAAGAGCGTCAGAGCGGCCGTTTCCTCTATCTGGTGAAGCCGCAGATCGCCATCGTGGCGCTGACGCTGATCGGGCTTATCTGGGGCGGCATTCAGGTGGCGCTCGGTAACGTCGACGACCCGTCCGGCTTTGTGATCAATATTTTCTGGGGCGGCGTGAATATCGCCGCAATGATGCCGATGATTCTGGCCGCCATGTGGACGCCGCCGTCACAGGAGAGCGCATCATGAGCAGCCTGAAAGAGGGTTTGTTGGGCGCGCGCAGCTATCTCACCATTCTGATCGGGTTTCTTATCGCCTTCTCTATCGTGCTGTGGGTAGAGCGGCAGATGCCGACGCGGGTGGAAACGACCGAAGGGATTATCCTGAGCAAGGATTTCCCGCCGCTGCCGCAGGCGCGCGAACTGACCTTTGACGAGGCGGTTTGGGCGCGCGTTGCCTGGCAATACTTTATCAATAACACCCAGCTGAACGGGCTGGTCAACGCCGAGGACAAGCAGCCCTGGTTCAGCCTCTGGAGCAGCGGCAGCTACCTGCTGGCGACCATCTCCGCGCGGCAGCTGAATATTATCTCTACCCAGGAGTTCGATCAGCGTATCGCCGCCGCCCTGACCACCTTAAGCGAGCTGCCGCTGCTGCCCAGCCAGCTGCCCGCCAGCGCCTGGCGCGCCGATACGCTGGAACCGTTGGGCACAGAGAGCGCGCCGCCGGTCGACGTGGCGCGCCTGCTGGTACCGCTACAGATCCTGCAGTGGCGCTATCCGCAGCACGCCTTCGCGGTCAGCGAGCTGCTGGCACGCTGGCGGCTGGCGGATCTGCTGCAGGCGAACGCGCCGCAAAACGCCACGCTGCCGGTGACCCGCTGGGTCATGCGTGATGACGACCGCCGCAGCAGCTACGGCTATCGCCTCTACGCCGCGATGATGCTGCGCATGATCAATACGCCCGCCGGGCTGGCCGTCAGCCAGCCGCCCGACGGCATTAAAATGGTCGAAATCGACGGCGTTTCGGTACCTGACGAAGGGCTGCGCACCCCGTGGGGCAAGCAGCCATCGCTGATGAGCCTGCCCTATCTGCTGAGCGGCCTGGAGCTGGGCTTCGACGCGCGCAGCGGCGAAATCGCCTGGCGCATTATGCAGATCCAGCAGCAGCGCACCGGCGAATCGTCGCGCCGTCCGGCGATCAGCACCGACTACGCCGAACAGGCGCCCGATTTCGTCAACGCGCAGCCAGGCGCACAGCCGCTGCCGCGCAGCGAGCAGACCGCGGCGGACGATACGCTGCCGCAGGCGTCGCTCACCGATCGTCCGCTTAGCTCCACCCGCTCCGCCTTCAGCTGGTACGCGCTGTTCCGCAATAGCTGGAGCGAGGCGCAGCGGCAGCACATGCTGCCGATGCTGGAGCCGGGGCGCGGCTGGAAAGCCGGTTTTAATCCTGACAACAGCGTCAATGCCCATATTGACGCCGATACCAACGCAGTGGTGCTGGAAAGCCTGACCTATATCTCTC
This DNA window, taken from Mixta gaviniae, encodes the following:
- the opgC gene encoding OpgC domain-containing protein; this encodes MIMADVTTATASDLSAPTSSSWAYAVPGRRDLRIDMLRGIALVMMVVAHTEVMSLLNILTWERFGLTTGAEGFVIMAGFMLGMLNRQRLQKEVLLTVGWTLWRRAGKIYLVNIVIILSMLLLSQLPFINTFEVTHFVDRYSGTQWSLFPTTPQIRETWFNIILFLQIGPHQTQILGLYVFLLLASPLFLGLLQAGRVGMLLLLSLAGYVSYQLWPLRLTVSEFEFAFPLLAWQLIFILGMCCGWYKEELMSLARTGPGRAVMVVMVCYALVMMFVAQNHTNPFMPPVLLMHVIPPADFNWFYHHLAGKNALGPFRVLNDFCLILTVYLVLTRCWQPIHRAFGWFLIPLGQHSLYTFILHVYFVLAVSQFVHFDLWHQAWVRNTLVHLCILGALWLMAKKEIGGRFIPN
- a CDS encoding glycosyltransferase family 2 protein, with protein sequence MDFYFSKFEHRRPPPPLRTPKTVQFLWQVLAVAGLILGANYIRWRWTSSLNMDALWYAIPLVLAETLAWIGTLLFTINLWREQDPQQLPPPDDINQCLPPAEQSDPRPVKVDLFIATYSEDVELVRLSIQDALKVTCPVAIDYRVHVLDDGRRPAMRAVCEEEGVNYITRDNNIGYKAGNLRNGLEQTDGDFLVICDADTRVFPTLLTHTLGYFRDPDVAWVQTPQWFFDLPEGERVPEKLRRRGGIIGYGAGRLLELIAGPLTVGRDPFFNDPRMFYDVILRRRNWANAAFCCGAASIHRREAIMQAALRSYVFSVEQEIGRFTRDIRDEETRDALSQAMRPHVIADTELTPYKFHVSEDIYTSIVLHGDSERRWRSVMHPGIESKMLSPQDLLTWMIQRFKYAAGSLDILFHDRLFSRKRFRLSLPQTLMYATTFWSYLACIWNTVFLISPLVYLFTGIPPVSAYSTPFYLHFLPFFIVSELAFMFGTWGISAWDGRASYLSFFSVNLRALNMVLKGERIKFDVTPKERQSGRFLYLVKPQIAIVALTLIGLIWGGIQVALGNVDDPSGFVINIFWGGVNIAAMMPMILAAMWTPPSQESAS
- a CDS encoding DUF3131 domain-containing protein; amino-acid sequence: MSSLKEGLLGARSYLTILIGFLIAFSIVLWVERQMPTRVETTEGIILSKDFPPLPQARELTFDEAVWARVAWQYFINNTQLNGLVNAEDKQPWFSLWSSGSYLLATISARQLNIISTQEFDQRIAAALTTLSELPLLPSQLPASAWRADTLEPLGTESAPPVDVARLLVPLQILQWRYPQHAFAVSELLARWRLADLLQANAPQNATLPVTRWVMRDDDRRSSYGYRLYAAMMLRMINTPAGLAVSQPPDGIKMVEIDGVSVPDEGLRTPWGKQPSLMSLPYLLSGLELGFDARSGEIAWRIMQIQQQRTGESSRRPAISTDYAEQAPDFVNAQPGAQPLPRSEQTAADDTLPQASLTDRPLSSTRSAFSWYALFRNSWSEAQRQHMLPMLEPGRGWKAGFNPDNSVNAHIDADTNAVVLESLTYISHGQLLCLACLWSPADEAPAPNQRVNAE